From a region of the Corallococcus macrosporus genome:
- a CDS encoding outer membrane beta-barrel protein, whose protein sequence is MSKGLLAGAAAVAVLAAGSAQAASTELRRSADMRGLTFLVGGGVEGYTNGLRDQIDPGLAYGVTVAIKPTNVLGLELGYTGAMSEFNTGSVLATNANGPDIVRNGAQAAVTLGLSATPIQPYIMGGVGLSRYNVRALAPGFQDDTVGNVPVGAGLRLHLGNFTADARVNYNFLFDQEFALTVPPSDLDVGGDETFSSGGRYMGTINVGATF, encoded by the coding sequence ATGAGCAAGGGACTGTTGGCTGGTGCGGCGGCGGTGGCGGTTCTGGCGGCGGGCTCCGCGCAGGCGGCTTCGACGGAGCTGCGCAGGTCCGCGGACATGCGCGGCCTGACATTCCTCGTCGGCGGCGGTGTGGAAGGCTACACCAACGGACTCCGCGACCAGATTGATCCAGGCCTCGCCTACGGCGTGACGGTGGCCATCAAGCCCACCAACGTGCTGGGCCTGGAGCTGGGCTACACGGGCGCCATGAGCGAGTTCAACACCGGCAGCGTGCTGGCGACGAACGCCAACGGGCCGGACATCGTGCGCAACGGCGCGCAGGCCGCGGTGACGCTGGGCCTGTCGGCGACGCCCATCCAGCCGTACATCATGGGCGGCGTGGGCCTGAGCCGCTACAACGTGCGCGCGCTCGCTCCGGGCTTCCAGGACGACACGGTGGGCAACGTGCCGGTGGGCGCGGGCCTGCGCCTGCACCTGGGCAACTTCACCGCGGACGCGCGCGTGAACTACAACTTCCTGTTCGACCAGGAGTTCGCCCTCACCGTGCCGCCGTCCGACCTGGACGTGGGCGGCGATGAGACGTTCAGCAGCGGCGGCCGCTACATGGGCACCATCAACGTGGGCGCCACCTTCTAG
- a CDS encoding FHA domain-containing protein has translation MRFEFEHLGTPTPFELTEGHHLLGGGPEDHVHLEGLPPGLLTLRIDSGRLMVEAVRSFTVNAVRVLPGVSRLVVAGEVLGLPDGMCLRVLAEPSAPERGVGTVAVLKGLLTDAEAPPSRAATLTCLTGLDVGRSHALAEACTDIGRGDGVALRLRDRAVSRMHARIRREDSGFVLEDLGTPNGVFLNGVRLEAPGPLKDGDVVELGRSLLRFQAAFDEASPEGSAGALPAPPPVAAVEPLAETAAPRPPEGKPRRLEAWIISGAVALALGALLVTAAMAAAG, from the coding sequence ATGCGCTTCGAATTCGAGCACCTGGGCACCCCCACCCCGTTCGAGCTGACGGAGGGCCACCACCTGCTGGGCGGCGGCCCCGAGGACCATGTCCACCTGGAGGGCCTTCCTCCAGGCCTGTTGACCCTGCGCATCGACTCCGGCCGGCTCATGGTGGAGGCGGTGCGCAGCTTCACCGTGAACGCGGTGCGCGTGCTGCCCGGCGTGTCGCGCCTGGTGGTGGCCGGTGAGGTGCTGGGCCTGCCGGACGGCATGTGCCTGCGCGTGCTCGCCGAGCCGAGCGCCCCCGAGCGTGGCGTGGGCACGGTCGCGGTGCTCAAGGGCCTGCTGACGGATGCGGAGGCCCCGCCGTCACGCGCCGCCACCCTCACCTGCCTCACCGGACTGGACGTGGGCCGCAGTCATGCGCTCGCGGAGGCGTGCACGGACATCGGCCGGGGTGATGGCGTGGCCCTGCGGCTGCGCGACCGGGCCGTGTCCCGGATGCACGCGCGGATCCGCCGGGAGGACTCGGGCTTCGTGCTGGAGGACCTGGGGACGCCCAACGGCGTGTTCCTCAACGGCGTGCGCCTGGAGGCCCCCGGGCCGCTGAAGGACGGGGACGTCGTGGAGCTGGGGCGCTCGCTGCTCCGCTTCCAGGCGGCGTTCGATGAGGCTTCGCCAGAGGGTTCGGCGGGGGCCCTGCCCGCGCCCCCGCCCGTGGCCGCCGTGGAGCCGCTGGCGGAAACAGCAGCGCCGCGGCCTCCCGAGGGGAAGCCACGGCGCCTGGAAGCGTGGATCATCTCGGGGGCCGTCGCGCTGGCCCTGGGTGCCCTGCTCGTCACCG